One genomic segment of Sphingorhabdus sp. M41 includes these proteins:
- a CDS encoding NAD-dependent epimerase/dehydratase family protein → MPDTETSPILVTGAAGFIGHAVSTRLVERGESVIGIDNLNDYYDPALKAARLANLKALHGFRFEEIDISDADAVKTLVQTSGVQRIIHLAAQAGVRYSIENPFAYQKSNLQGHLSLLEASRHADNFQHLVYASSSSVYGDKPMGGEGFTEEEPATDPVSLYAATKRAGELMSQSYAKLYGFPMTGLRFFTVYGPWGRPDMAYFGFTRKILAGEAIEVYGQGRMARDFTYIDDIVDGILGALDHPPGPHEHRILNIGDSRPVGLMDMIKALEDALGIEAEKIMRPMQPGDVTSTYADVSKLHGLTGYVPKVMLEDGLKRFVQWYRDFYGNLPPE, encoded by the coding sequence ATGCCCGACACTGAAACTTCCCCCATTCTCGTAACCGGCGCCGCCGGTTTCATCGGCCACGCTGTCTCCACCCGTCTGGTGGAGCGTGGTGAATCGGTAATTGGGATCGATAATCTCAATGATTATTATGATCCCGCGTTGAAGGCCGCTCGCCTTGCGAATCTCAAGGCGCTTCATGGCTTTCGCTTTGAAGAAATTGATATATCGGATGCTGATGCCGTAAAGACTTTGGTCCAGACCAGCGGCGTACAGCGGATCATCCATCTCGCGGCGCAGGCCGGCGTGCGCTACAGTATCGAAAATCCATTCGCCTATCAGAAATCAAATCTGCAGGGCCATCTGTCGCTGCTCGAAGCCAGCCGCCATGCCGACAATTTCCAGCATCTTGTCTATGCGTCCTCGAGCTCGGTCTATGGCGACAAGCCGATGGGCGGAGAAGGCTTTACCGAAGAGGAGCCCGCCACCGATCCGGTATCGCTCTATGCCGCAACCAAGCGCGCTGGCGAATTGATGAGCCAGTCTTATGCGAAACTTTACGGCTTTCCGATGACCGGCCTGCGTTTCTTCACCGTTTACGGCCCCTGGGGTCGTCCGGACATGGCCTATTTCGGTTTCACCCGGAAGATCTTGGCTGGTGAGGCGATCGAGGTTTACGGCCAGGGCAGAATGGCACGCGACTTCACCTATATCGATGATATTGTCGACGGCATATTGGGCGCGCTCGATCATCCACCGGGCCCCCATGAACACCGCATCCTCAACATTGGCGACAGCCGCCCGGTTGGCCTGATGGACATGATCAAGGCGCTGGAGGATGCTCTGGGCATCGAGGCGGAAAAAATCATGCGGCCGATGCAGCCCGGTGACGTGACATCCACCTATGCCGATGTATCAAAGCTGCACGGGCTCACCGGCTATGTGCCCAAAGTGATGCTGGAAGACGGGCTCAAGCGCTTCGTCCAATGGTACCGGGATTTTTACGGCAATTTGCCGCCCGAATGA
- a CDS encoding TonB-dependent receptor has translation MKIKYLLAASVVSLSTAGLMATPAAAQSTGTVNFEEDVIVVMGSRTSDVGGVEIPNTPKAKQVLDEEIIRRQRPGQTVNDIINLVPGVSFQNNDPWGSSGGSFTIRGFSDDRISQTLDGLPLNDSGNYALYTNQQVDSEIIEQVNVNLGVTDVDSPTASAVGGTINLRTREPSDDFKLTGTLSTGSTFAKGDNDNRSRLYMRGFGMIDTGDITGFGTKAFVSASYTRYNNPFNNYGIVEKQQYNGRIWQDIGSDGDFIAVAGHYNENRNNFFGSFSLASFPQTRADRFYDINYPCTVELPEAGTAQSDNNCGAEFDRRYNPSNTGNIRGASRFTLADGLILSVDPSYQYVKANGGGDEELLEQTRNVGGVPMTGFIRGRYYFGRDLNGDGDTLDEVTGHDPSQTRTRRFGVISNLSYELNPDHRFRLAYTYDDANHRQTGQTSVALLNGEIADVFPVNNGLITADGFELNKRDRQSYATLHQISGEYRGNFGDLAAVIGLRAPFFSRELNQNCYTTSASGFLDCVGGTSAAYEAANPYVYDPVTNDASGSALPTSRTYKYDKILPNIGLTYGFGSASVFANYAKGLSVPATDPLYDSLYFPENAPGVQPVPETTDSLDLGLRYRTGDIQAQFAGWFTRYNNRLASAYNPLLEETIFRNLGRVDKYGLDGSIAWTPTPATMFYIFGSINESEIKDNVQTGNCSANDVTNNVPQCTVVGDPIFALTAGKNESGSPLWTVGARVQQRFGDFELGAQVKHTGKRWVNDTNETSVDGYTLVDLDLRWTITQNQFGDDVALQLNVTNLFDELYVGGFGGDLDGNSPFVQIGAPRAASISLIFGY, from the coding sequence ATGAAAATCAAATATCTTTTGGCTGCCAGTGTTGTCAGCCTGTCTACAGCAGGCCTCATGGCCACGCCGGCGGCGGCACAGTCGACCGGTACTGTCAATTTCGAGGAAGACGTGATCGTTGTCATGGGTTCCCGCACTAGTGATGTCGGCGGAGTTGAAATCCCCAACACGCCAAAGGCGAAGCAAGTTCTCGACGAAGAAATCATTCGTCGCCAGCGTCCTGGCCAGACAGTCAATGATATCATCAACCTCGTTCCAGGCGTAAGCTTCCAGAACAACGATCCATGGGGATCGTCCGGCGGCTCGTTCACGATCCGCGGTTTCAGTGATGACCGTATCTCGCAGACGCTTGATGGCCTGCCACTGAACGATTCGGGCAACTATGCGCTCTATACCAACCAGCAGGTTGACTCTGAAATCATCGAACAGGTTAACGTGAACCTTGGCGTTACCGACGTTGATAGCCCGACGGCTTCTGCTGTTGGCGGCACGATCAACCTTCGTACCCGTGAGCCCAGCGACGATTTCAAGCTCACCGGCACGCTTTCGACCGGAAGCACCTTTGCCAAAGGCGACAATGATAACCGCAGCCGGCTTTACATGCGCGGTTTTGGCATGATCGACACTGGCGACATTACCGGTTTCGGCACCAAGGCTTTTGTTTCGGCCAGCTACACTCGCTACAACAATCCATTCAACAACTATGGCATTGTCGAGAAGCAGCAATATAACGGTCGTATCTGGCAGGATATCGGCAGTGATGGAGACTTCATTGCCGTCGCCGGCCACTATAACGAAAACCGCAACAACTTCTTCGGTTCCTTCTCGCTGGCCAGTTTCCCGCAAACACGGGCAGACCGCTTCTATGACATCAACTATCCTTGCACGGTTGAACTGCCGGAAGCCGGTACCGCGCAAAGCGACAATAACTGCGGTGCGGAATTTGATCGTCGTTACAATCCTTCCAACACCGGCAACATCCGTGGCGCCTCGCGATTCACTTTGGCCGACGGCCTGATTCTCTCGGTCGATCCGAGCTACCAATATGTGAAGGCAAATGGCGGCGGTGACGAAGAGTTGCTTGAGCAGACCCGCAACGTAGGCGGTGTTCCGATGACCGGCTTCATTCGCGGACGCTATTATTTCGGCCGCGATCTCAATGGTGACGGCGATACGCTTGATGAAGTAACGGGCCACGATCCGAGCCAGACACGCACACGGCGTTTCGGTGTCATTTCTAACCTCTCCTACGAACTCAACCCGGACCACCGTTTCCGTCTCGCCTACACCTATGATGATGCCAACCATCGTCAAACGGGGCAGACCTCGGTTGCCCTTCTCAATGGTGAGATTGCAGACGTCTTCCCGGTCAACAATGGATTGATAACCGCAGACGGTTTCGAGCTTAACAAGCGCGACCGTCAATCTTACGCGACATTGCACCAGATTTCGGGCGAGTATCGCGGCAATTTCGGTGATCTTGCTGCAGTCATCGGTTTGCGGGCACCTTTCTTTTCGCGCGAACTGAATCAGAACTGCTACACGACTTCGGCTAGCGGTTTCCTTGACTGTGTCGGTGGCACCAGTGCTGCCTACGAAGCAGCAAACCCCTATGTCTACGATCCGGTAACCAACGATGCGAGCGGTTCAGCCCTGCCTACATCGCGGACCTATAAATATGACAAGATTCTGCCAAATATTGGTCTGACTTATGGTTTCGGCAGCGCTTCCGTCTTCGCAAACTATGCCAAGGGCCTTTCTGTACCGGCCACTGATCCACTCTACGATTCTCTATATTTCCCAGAGAATGCTCCGGGCGTTCAGCCGGTACCCGAAACAACCGACAGCCTCGATCTGGGGCTTCGTTATCGGACCGGTGACATTCAGGCACAGTTTGCTGGCTGGTTCACACGCTATAACAACCGGCTCGCTTCGGCCTACAACCCGCTTCTCGAAGAAACGATCTTCCGGAACCTTGGCCGCGTCGACAAATATGGTCTCGATGGTTCGATTGCATGGACCCCGACACCTGCAACGATGTTCTATATCTTCGGTTCGATCAACGAGTCGGAAATCAAGGATAATGTTCAGACCGGCAACTGTTCCGCTAACGATGTAACAAACAACGTACCCCAGTGTACCGTGGTTGGCGATCCTATCTTTGCCCTCACTGCTGGCAAAAATGAAAGCGGCTCCCCGCTCTGGACCGTTGGTGCTCGTGTTCAGCAACGCTTTGGTGACTTTGAACTTGGTGCTCAAGTCAAGCACACCGGCAAACGCTGGGTGAATGATACCAACGAAACTTCAGTGGATGGTTACACGCTGGTCGACCTCGACCTTCGCTGGACGATCACACAGAACCAGTTTGGTGATGATGTTGCCCTGCAGCTGAACGTAACCAACCTGTTCGACGAACTCTACGTCGGCGGTTTCGGCGGCGACCTGGACGGCAACTCGCCATTTGTCCAGATTGGTGCCCCACGCGCAGCGAGCATCTCGCTCATCTTTGGCTACTAA
- a CDS encoding acyl-CoA dehydrogenase family protein yields the protein MRKFTEEQHMFRDAYRRFLADEVAPRMDEFREAGIVDREIFKKAGDQGFLMIWPDEKYGGMGDNDFRYEQIIIEETARAGCGEWYNTLHSRLVGPYLKNIGNEEQRERFLPKCVSGETILAVAMTESGAGSDLSGMKSSAKDMGDHWLLNGSKTYISNGINADVVIVAAKIDGVDDKHAMVLLIVERGMEGFERGQNLEKIGLHAQDTAELFFNDVKIPKENTLGTPGKGFVHLMEGLAEERLIAMVGYAASSRRAFDVTREFVMDRDVFGKKLSDMQNTQFKMAEMDAKIDMLQVYVDHCVDIHNQGGLTANMAAKGKMLGSEIEWEMADLGLQLHGGAGYMKEYEISRIFTDARMSRIYAGSSEIMRYIVGRDVFSQKYQSILE from the coding sequence ATGCGCAAATTTACCGAAGAACAGCATATGTTTCGCGATGCCTATCGCCGTTTTCTGGCCGACGAGGTCGCACCGCGGATGGACGAATTCCGCGAAGCCGGCATTGTCGACCGGGAAATATTCAAGAAAGCCGGCGACCAGGGCTTTCTGATGATCTGGCCGGACGAAAAATATGGTGGCATGGGCGACAATGATTTCCGCTACGAGCAGATCATTATCGAGGAAACCGCGCGCGCCGGCTGCGGCGAATGGTATAACACCCTGCACAGCCGTCTCGTCGGGCCCTATCTCAAAAATATCGGCAACGAGGAACAGCGCGAGCGCTTCCTGCCGAAATGCGTCAGCGGTGAGACGATACTCGCCGTCGCAATGACCGAATCCGGCGCTGGCAGCGATCTTTCGGGCATGAAAAGCTCGGCAAAGGACATGGGTGATCATTGGCTGCTCAACGGATCGAAAACCTATATCTCCAACGGCATCAACGCCGACGTGGTGATTGTCGCTGCCAAGATCGACGGCGTCGACGACAAGCATGCCATGGTGTTGCTGATCGTCGAACGCGGCATGGAAGGTTTCGAGCGCGGCCAGAATCTGGAGAAGATCGGCCTGCATGCGCAGGATACGGCCGAGCTGTTCTTCAATGACGTCAAGATACCAAAGGAAAATACGCTGGGCACGCCGGGCAAGGGTTTCGTCCATCTGATGGAAGGGCTGGCCGAGGAACGGCTGATCGCGATGGTCGGCTATGCCGCATCCTCTCGCCGGGCTTTTGATGTCACGCGGGAATTTGTCATGGATCGGGATGTTTTCGGCAAGAAATTGTCAGATATGCAGAATACCCAGTTCAAAATGGCCGAAATGGACGCAAAAATTGACATGTTGCAGGTCTATGTCGACCATTGTGTCGATATCCACAACCAGGGTGGACTGACCGCCAATATGGCAGCCAAGGGCAAGATGCTGGGCAGCGAAATCGAGTGGGAAATGGCCGATCTCGGACTGCAACTGCACGGCGGCGCCGGCTATATGAAAGAATATGAGATCAGCCGGATCTTCACCGACGCCCGGATGAGCCGCATCTACGCCGGGTCGAGCGAGATCATGCGCTACATCGTCGGGCGCGACGTTTTCAGCCAGAAATATCAATCGATCCTCGAATAG
- a CDS encoding NADPH-dependent FMN reductase gives MKQTKKPFILGIGGTTSPVSSTEMALAIALEAAEAAGAETELFGSDRLMALPHYRSDPAGLNQTGKDLVALVRRADGFLISSPGYHGTVSGLVKNAIDYIEETSTDDRVYLDGLPIGLIVTAYGWQAVGSTLAALRSIVHALRGWPTPLGVGINASGGMFSEGVCTDPSVNEQLKMVAKQVMLRAESR, from the coding sequence GTGAAACAGACAAAAAAACCTTTCATCCTCGGCATTGGTGGAACAACCAGTCCCGTATCCTCAACCGAAATGGCGCTGGCGATTGCTTTGGAAGCCGCCGAGGCTGCTGGCGCAGAAACCGAATTGTTCGGATCTGACCGCCTGATGGCGCTGCCCCATTATCGGTCGGACCCGGCCGGTCTCAACCAGACCGGCAAGGACTTGGTCGCTCTTGTCCGCCGCGCCGATGGCTTTCTGATATCGAGTCCCGGCTATCACGGTACCGTGTCCGGTCTGGTCAAAAATGCGATCGATTATATCGAGGAAACCTCGACCGATGATCGTGTCTATCTTGACGGACTGCCAATCGGCCTGATCGTCACCGCTTATGGGTGGCAGGCAGTCGGCAGCACGCTCGCGGCGCTGCGTTCGATCGTTCACGCCCTGCGCGGCTGGCCGACACCGCTGGGAGTCGGGATCAACGCATCGGGCGGCATGTTCAGCGAAGGCGTTTGCACCGATCCATCGGTCAACGAGCAGCTGAAAATGGTCGCCAAGCAAGTGATGCTGCGCGCAGAATCGCGCTAG